A genomic stretch from Aedes albopictus strain Foshan chromosome 2, AalbF5, whole genome shotgun sequence includes:
- the LOC109621921 gene encoding uncharacterized protein LOC109621921 produces the protein MSRWQEHDENSLEQSCLCGLPETSQMVSCDECQRWYHFACVGVTEAIADYDWSCQRCLNARISAPFSATSIIPPANRNSTTSAIIPPPPLFIPNSSEGPAASCSMFAGSSTIHPPPLPPSSSGINDQARTYRSFMSIPLAQPVMTTAPSEQPTHANAPAVPPERQQLISQLPPDLRIRFLEEEQAIEMRHLFERYQLLLDRTPASTIPSQPAVLSSSSASNAAPQCHVFSAHQPRMATVSLPPAPILPNPQYHSSPVQNQRSSNRQYHDGIGCQYQPQPSPVQNNANQREFHHANPLVSTRYGNETTLLNRSQIAARQAVSKDLPEYSGDPEQWPLFYGTFESTTRICGYTPEENMMRLQKCLKGRALEAVHCQLLHPGNLDSVLATLKMLFGRPEIIVHSLVQKIQSLPAPKADRLNTLIDFAIAVRNMVATVHNCNLDEHLCNMSLLQSLVDRLPPMIRLNWATYRQGLFRVTLTEFSAWLYTLAEAASTVTIPHIQNEPDRPRRTRKEEGFFNAHTETTLRQTDGQSAGRSTGCVICKENCGSLERCRQFLAQDHPGRWSLLREFKLCRSCLGTHQGPCRFVKVCGKNGCTFKHHSLLHNDARDKRPSPNVANLQELVSDQNVNNHTCNTHRGDNKSVLFQYIPVTLHNQGVKIRTYAFLDLGSSVTLLEESLATKLQLKGKTHPLCLRWTADTCRFENSATIVTVEVSGVRKEDSKYRLSEVYTVKDLKLPTQSLPFGQLSTEYTHLGGIPVDSYSNIQPRIMIGMNNARVIHSIESREGEEHEPIAAKTRLGWMIFGTCFTDNQATATTIPHSFHVCHHVAETDIELNTAVKEYFALEGLGISKPAKPLLSTEDERATKMMRSLTLFDNGRYRTGLLWKYDDVRLPDSRPMALRRHNCLMKRMERDVDLAATLKAKMNEYIAKGYIRELSPFEKQKIVDRVWYLPIFPVFNPNKPNKVRIVWDAAAAVGRISLNDVLMKGPDLLTALPFVLYRFREKPIAVSGDIAEMFLRIRMNDDDQQCQRILWCNQDGTVGEYVVTVMTFGAKCSPSCAQFVVNQNAARFKSNYPEAVEVIEKGHYVDDMLASVDTEEAAIKLVEDVRYIHQQGGFNMRNWKSNSQAVLRALGETGSPEKNLDVGEEQVLEKVLGMWWDTNTDTFRYKLSTERNQELLFGHKHPTKRDVLRVLMSVYDPLGLLSHYMISLKLLFQEIWREGTSWDDKIGLKQLDKWKDWQGSLHEAESVRIPRCYDVSPSLGSERIVELHTFVDASELGYAAVSYFRFIEGTRISCSLVASKSRVAPLKFVSIPRLELQAAVIGCRLAASIGQGHSIKIQRRYFWTDARDVMCWLKADHRKYSQYVAFRVGEILEMTEISEWRWLRGKSNVADEGTKCGNHPSFNMSSRWFAGPPFLWKHCSEWPTESINQETTVELRSHLLHHCTPVGSDILRVEDYSNWTRLRRISAWMFRFSGNIKRKITGETLLQGPLTSEELRAAENYLYKRTQWERYAEEMRTLSSSDGPVSKPSLPKTSALYKLTPSLDDEGVMRIHSRLDISDFTGKSTQFPIVLPRSHPLTKLVLQSFHEKYHHQCNETFVNEARRKFYIPKIRVECNRIRKECQRCKIRLATPTPPIMANLPKQRLAAYVRPFSYSGVDYFGPYQVIVRRRPEKRWGVLITCLTTRAIHIEIAHSLSTDSCIMALENCFARRGTPLQIISDRGTNFVGASKELKEALALIDDHKLAMEFTSPSTSWKFNPPASPHMGGAWERMIQTVKKVLAEIKPKHSPSDEVLRNLMIKIENVVNSRPLTHVPVDDESSPALTPNHFLVGSSNGSKPLVPFNDCPTMIRNSWKTSDVLANYFWRRWVTEYSPDIARRTKWFSTNKDIAVGDIVIIVDPAFPRNCWPKGKVLEVKTSKDGHVRSAVVQTISGIYERPAVKLAVLDIGANGSNSNQG, from the coding sequence ATGTCGCGATGGCAAGAACACGACGAGAACAGCCTGGAGCAGAGCTGTCTATGTGGCCTACCGGAAACAAGCCAGATGGTCAGTTGTGATGAATGCCAAAGGTGGTACCACTTCGCATGTGTTGGCGTAACCGAAGCCATCGCCGATTACGATTGGAGCTGTCAGAGATGCCTTAATGCCAGAATCTCCGCTCCATTTTCGGCCACGTCTATCATTCCACCAGCAAACCGTAATTCTACCACCAGCGCAATAATCCCACCACCCCCATTATTCATTCCGAATTCATCAGAAGGGCCGGCTGCAAGCTGTTCAATGTTTGCTGGTTCGTCCACAATCCATCCGCCACCACTGCCACCGTCATCAAGCGGAATAAATGACCAAGCACGTACATATCGAAGTTTTATGTCGATTCCACTGGCTCAACCGGTAATGACAACGGCTCCGTCCGAGCAACCGACTCACGCGAATGCTCCTGCAGTTCCTCCAGAGCGTCAGCAATTGATTTCGCAACTGCCGCCGGATTTGAGAATTCGATTCCTAGAAGAAGAGCAGGCCATCGAAATGCGGCATTTATTTGAGCGGTATCAGCTACTGTTGGACAGAACACCAGCCTCAACGATCCCCAGTCAACCAGCTGTACTGTCATCGAGTAGTGCATCGAATGCAGCACCACAGTGTCATGTATTTTCGGCTCATCAACCACGCATGGCAACTGTCAGTCTTCCGCCCGCTCCAATTCTACCTAACCCACAGTATCATTCCTCTCCAGTACAAAATCAGCGGAGCTCCAATAGGCAGTACCATGATGGAATCGGCTGTCAATATCAGCCTCAGCCCTCACCGGTGCAAAACAATGCGAACCAACGAGAATTTCATCACGCCAACCCGTTGGTGTCGACCAGATACGGAAATGAAACGACACTACTCAACAGAAGCCAAATTGCCGCTCGTCAAGCGGTATCGAAAGATCTTCCGGAATACAGTGGCGATCCGGAACAGTGGCCACTATTTTACGGGACCTTCGAGAGCACAACGCGTATCTGTGGGTACACCCCTGAAGAAAACATGATGCGACTGCAAAAATGCCTTAAAGGAAGGGCTCTCGAGGCTGTGCATTGTCAGCTACTCCATCCAGGGAACCTTGATAGTGTACTAGCCACACTTAAAATGCTCTTTGGACGACCAGAAATAATTGTACATTCTCTAGTCCAAAAAATTCAGTCGCTACCCGCACCCAAAGCCGACAGACTGAACACGTTGATTGATTTTGCCATAGCAGTGAGGAACATGGTGGCGACAGTACATAATTGTAATTTGGATGAGCATTTGTGTAACATGTCGCTTCTACAGAGTTTAGTAGATCGTTTGCCTCCCATGATCCGCTTGAACTGGGCGACATACCGTCAGGGTTTGTTTCGAGTCACGTTAACGGAATTCAGCGCGTGGCTATACACACTCGCTGAGGCAGCTAGTACGGTTACAATTCCACACATCCAAAACGAGCCCGATCGACCACGTCGTACCAGGAAGGAAGAAGGTTTTTTTAATGCGCACACCGAAACTACTTTGAGACAAACGGATGGACAATCCGCTGGCAGATCCACAGGATGCGTTATTTGCAAAGAAAATTGTGGAAGTTTGGAACGATGCAGACAGTTTCTAGCCCAGGATCATCCAGGCCGCTGGAGTTTGCTTCGCGAGTTCAAACTTTGCCGCAGTTGTTTGGGAACACATCAAGGTCCATGCAGATTCGTCAAAGTTTGCGGCAAGAACGGATGTACTTTTAAGCATCATAGCTTGTTACACAACGACGCTAGAGATAAACGTCCTTCTCCGAATGTCGCGAATCTCCAAGAACTCGTGAGCGACCAAAACGTTAACAATCATACCTGCAACACCCATCGAGGGGACAATAAATCAGTATTGTTTCAATATATTCCGGTCACTCTGCACAACCAGGGCGTTAAAATACGCACTTACGCCTTCCTGGACTTGGGATCTTCGGTAACGTTGCTAGAAGAGAGTCTTGCTACGAAGCTACAGCTCAAAGGAAAAACACACCCACTCTGCCTTCGCTGGACTGCCGATACTTGCCGCTTCGAAAACTCAGCTACGATCGTGACTGTGGAAGTTTCCGGAGTGCGCAAGGAGGACAGCAAATATCGCCTTTCGGAAGTATATACGGTGAAGGATTTAAAGCTACCCACGCAGTCACTTCCCTTCGGACAACTTTCTACCGAGTATACACACCTAGGAGGAATACCAGTGGACTCGTACTCAAATATTCAACCACGCATCATGATCGGCATGAACAACGCTCGGGTCATACATTCTATCGAAAGTCGAGAAGGAGAAGAACATGAGCCCATTGCAGCTAAAACAAGATTGGGATGGATGATTTTTGGCACATGTTTCACCGATAATCAAGCTACTGCGACTACTATTCCGCACAGTTTCCACGTTTGCCATCACGTAGCAGAAACCGATATAGAATTGAACACCGCAGTTAAGGAATATTTTGCTCTGGAAGGATTGGGCATTTCAAAACCAGCTAAACCATTACTCTCCACCGAGGACGAGCGCGCTACCAAGATGATGCGTTCTCTGACGCTTTTCGATAACGGAAGATATCGTACTGGTTTGTTATGGAAGTATGATGACGTCCGGCTCCCCGATAGCAGACCGATGGCATTGCGTCGCCACAACTGCCTGATGAAACGAATGGAAAGAGATGTTGATCTGGCTGCAACACTGAAGGCAAAAATGAACGAGTATATTGCGAAAGGCTACATTCGTGAACTTTCGCCGTTTGAGAAGCAGAAAATAGTGGACCGTGTCTGGTACTTACCCATATTCCCCGTGTTCAATCCGAACAAACCTAACAAAGTGAGGATTGTATGGGATGCAGCGGCCGCCGTTGGCCGAATATCACTAAACGACGTTCTGATGAAAGGGCCCGACCTCCTGACGGCTCTACCTTTCGTGTTGTACAGATTTAGAGAAAAACCAATTGCCGTATCGGGTGATATTGCCGAAATGTTTCTACGGATTCGAATGAACGATGATGATCAACAATGCCAGCGTATTCTGTGGTGCAACCAAGACGGCACAGTCGGAGAATATGTTGTTACAGTGATGACCTTTGGCGCCAAGTGCTCTCCAAGCTGCGCCCAGTTCGTCGTTAATCAGAACGCTGCGAGATTCAAATCGAATTACCCGGAGGCAGTAGAAGTCATCGAGAAAGGCCACTATGTCGACGACATGTTGGCAAGTGTCGATACTGAAGAAGCTGCCATCAAACTTGTGGAAGATGTGCGCTACATACACCAACAAGGCGGATTCAACATGAGGAACTGGAAGTCCAATTCCCAAGCTGTTTTACGAGCACTAGGAGAAACTGGATCACCGGAAAAGAACTTGGATGTGGGCGAGGAACAAGTTTTGGAAAAGGTCCTTGGTATGTGGTGGGACACCAATACAGACACCTTCCGTTACAAGCTCTCCACTGAACGAAACCAAGAGCTTCTCTTTGGCCATAAACATCCCACGAAACGTGATGTTCTCCGTGTACTTATGTCGGTGTACGACCCTCTTGGCCTGCTATCCCATTATATGATATCTCTGAAACTGTTATTTCAAGAGATTTGGCGAGAGGGTACATCCTGGGATGACAAAATCGGTCTGAAACAGTTAGACAAGTGGAAGGATTGGCAGGGATCGCTCCATGAGGCCGAATCGGTCCGGATCCCTCGATGCTACGATGTGTCGCCTTCGTTAGGATCAGAAAGGATTGTGGAACTTCACACGTTCGTTGACGCCAGCGAACTAGGGTACGCTGCGGTCAGCTACTTCCGGTTCATTGAGGGGACACGAATTTCTTGTTCGTTGGTCGCGTCGAAAAGTAGAGTTGCTCCTCTTAAATTTGTGTCTATACCCAGGCTCGAACTTCAAGCCGCGGTAATTGGTTGCCGTTTGGCGGCAAGTATTGGACAAGGACACTCGATCAAAATCCAAAGGAGATATTTTTGGACGGACGCTCGCGATGTTATGTGCTGGCTTAAAGCGGATCATCGGAAATATTCCCAATACGTCGCCTTTCGAGTTGGGGAAATTTTAGAAATGACAGAAATTTCGGAATGGCGATGGCTGCGAGGAAAATCAAATGTAGCTGACGAAGGCACCAAGTGTGGTAATCACCCGAGCTTCAACATGAGCAGCCGCTGGTTTGCTGGGCCTCCATTTTTGTGGAAACATTGTTCAGAGTGGCCAACCGAATCAATCAACCAAGAAACCACAGTAGAACTCAGGTCGCACCTTTTACATCATTGTACCCCAGTTGGAAGTGACATTTTGCGAGTTGAGGATTATTCCAATTGGACCCGTTTGCGTCGTATCTCTGCGTGGATGTTTCGGTTTTCCGGTAACATAAAACGAAAAATAACTGGTGAGACACTACTTCAAGGGCCGCTTACTAGTGAGGAGCTTCGAGCAGCGGAAAATTATCTGTACAAGCGTACACAATGGGAACGATACGCTGAAGAAATGCGAACATTATCTAGCAGTGATGGACCTGTAAGTAAACCGAGCTTGCCCAAAACCAGTGCTTTGTACAAGTTAACTCCCAGCCTCGACGACGAAGGTGTAATGCGAATACATAGTCGTTTAGACATTTCTGATTTCACTGGTAAGAGCACACAATTTCCCATTGTGCTGCCGCGGAGTCATCCGCTCACCAAGTTGGTACTACAAAGCTTCCACGAAAAATATCATCACCAGTGCAACGAAACCTTTGTTAATGAGGCCCGAAGGAAGTTCTACATACCAAAAATTCGAGTTGAATGTAATAGAATTCGCAAAGAATGTCAGCGTTGCAAAATCCGTCTGGCAACACCTACCCCTCCAATAATGGCGAATTTACCAAAGCAACGACTAGCAGCGTATGTTCGCCCCTTTTCATACTCAGGCGTGGACTATTTTGGACCATACCAGGTAATCGTCAGGCGCCGCCCGGAAAAACGTTGGGGGGTATTAATAACCTGCTTGACTACTCGTGCTATACATATTGAAATAGCGCACAGTCTTTCAACGGACTCATGTATAATGGCTCTAGAGAATTGTTTCGCAAGACGAGGAACTCCACTACAAATAATTAGCGATAGGGGAACAAATTTTGTAGGTGCTTCGAAAGAGCTTAAAGAAGCACTAGCCCTTATCGACGATCACAAACTGGCAATGGAGTTCACAAGCCCATCCACGTCATGGAAGTTTAATCCACCTGCGTCTCCACATATGGGGGGCGCCTGGGAGCGCATGATACAGACCGTTAAGAAAGTTTTGGCTGAGATCAAACCGAAACACTCACCCTCCGACGAAGTCCTAAGAAATTTGATGATCAAAATAGAAAACGTTGTGAACAGCAGGCCATTAACCCACGTTCCCGTTGACGACGAGTCTTCACCCGCTTTGACGCCGAATCATTTTTTAGTTGGTTCCTCGAATGGCTCAAAACCTCTTGTACCATTCAATGACTGTCCTACTATGATTCGCAACTCCTGGAAAACATCAGACGTTCTGGCGAACTATTTCTGGCGTCGATGGGTTACTGAATACTCTCCTGACATTGCTCGGCGCACAAAATGGTTCAGCACAAATAAGGACATCGCTGTTGGAGATATAGTTATTATTGTGGATCCCGCATTTCCTAGAAATTGTTGGCCTAAGGGGAAAGTACTGGAAGTTAAAACCTCGAAGGATGGACACGTGCGATCAGCTGTAGTTCAGACCATTTCCGGCATCTACGAAAGACCAGCGGTGAAATTGGCTGTACTGGACATCGGGGCAAATGGAAGTAATTCGAACCAGGGTTGA